TCGGCTGGCTGGTCGACGGCTCGGCCATCATCAACCAGATCCCGCTGTGTCGCTGCTCCTACGGCCCGTATGCGCGCGCCATGATTCGCGTGTGCAAGGAGGAATCCTTCCATGCGCGCCAGGGCTACGACATCATGATGGCGCTGTGCAAGGGCACGCCGGAACAAAAGCAGATGGCGCAGGATGCGCTCAACCGCTGGTGGTGGCCGTCGCTGATGATGTTCGGCCCGTCCGATGCCGAATCGATCAACAGCGCGCAATCGGCGCAATGGCGCATCAAGCTGTTTTCCAATGACGAGCTGCGCCAGAAGATGGTCGACCAGACCGTGCCGCAGGCGGAATACCTCGGCCTCACCGTGCCCGACCCGGACCTGAAATGGAACGAGGAAACCGGCCACTACGAGTTCGGCGAAATCGACTGGAGCGAATTCCAGAACGTGCTCAAGGGCAACGGCCCCTGCAACCGCGAACGCCTGCGCACCCGCGTGCAGGCCTGGGAAGACGGTGCATGGTTCCGCGACGGCCTGAACGCCTACGCGGACAAGCAGGCCGCCCGCAAGACACAAGTGCCGCAGGCGGCGTAATCACACCAGCAGGAGAAAGCAATGAACAAGGAATGGCCGCTGTGGGAAATCTTCATCCGCAGCCAGCATGGATTGGCACACAAGCATGTGGGCAGCCTGCATGCGCCCGACGCCGAAATGGCAATCAACAATGCGCGTGACGTCTATACGCGGCGCAACGAAGGCGTCAGCATCTGGGTAGTGAAGGCGGCGGACATCACCGCCAGCGTTCCCGCCGACAAGGGCGCGCTGTTCGAGCCGGCCAACAGCAAGGTATACCGCCACCCGACCTTCTTCCCGATGCCGGAAGAAGTGAAGAATCTGTAAGCGGGGGCTATGGAGAATGGCAATGCCGGATGACAAGTTCAATTTTCTGCTGCGCATGGGCGACAACGCGCTCGTGCTCAGCCAGCGGCTCTCGCAGTGGTGCGGCAAGGGGCCGGCGCTGGAAGAAGACATTGCGCTGACCAACGTCGCGCTCGATCTGCTGGGCCAGGCGCGGCTGTGGTTCGCCTACGCGGGCGAACTCGAAGGCAAGGACCGCGATGAAGATCAGCTCGCCTTCCTGCGCGACGCGCACGATTTCCGCAATCTCTTGCTGGTCGAGCAGCCGAACGGCACGTATGCGGATACGCTGGCGCGTCAGTTCTATTTCGACAGCTGGCACTACTTTCTGCTGCAAGAGTTGACGAAATCGAGCGATGCGCGCGTGGCCGACATCGCCGAAAAATCGATCAAGGAAGTCAGCTATCACCTGCGCCGCAGCGGCGACCTGGTGGTGCGGCTGGGCGACGGCAGCGAGCAGAGCCGCAGCATGATGCAGGCCGCGCTGGACGATTTGTGGATGTACACCGGCGAAATGTTCAAGGCGGATGCCGTCGATGAAGCGATGACGGCGCAAAGCATCGCGCCGGCACCGGCCGATCTGCACGCGCCGTGGCTGGCGCATGTGCAGGGCATTTTCGAGGAAGCGACGCTGGTGCTGCCGCCGGCCAATGCCTGGATGCAGCAAGGCGGACGGCAAGGCAAACACACCGAGCATCTCGGCTACCTGCTGGCGGAAATGCAATTCCTGCAGCGCGCCTATCCTGGAGCGCAGTGGTGAACGCCACACTTCCCGCCACCGAGCAGATCTGGGGCTGGCTGCACGAAGTGCCGGACCCCGAAGTGCCGGCAATCTCGGTGGTCGATCTGGGCATCGTGCGCGACGTCGCATGGCAGGAAGATGGGGACGAGCCGGAATGCGTGGTGACGATCACGCCGACCTACTCCGGCTGTCCGGCGATGGGCGTGATCGCGCAGGCGATTTCGGAAACGCTGCGGCAGCATGGCGTGAACCGCGTACGGCTCGCGACGCAATTGTCGCCGGCATGGACCACCGACTGGATGAGCGAAAGCGGCAAGACGAAGCTGAAAGGCTACGGCATCGCGCCGCCGGTGCAGCAGGCGATCGATATCAGCGGCATCAGCCGCCGGCGCAACACTGCGCCGATCGCCTGCCCGCATTGCGGTTCGACACATACGCGCGTCGTCAGCGAATTCGGTTCGACCTCGTGCAAGGCCTTGTATCGCTGCGACGACTGCAGGGAACCGTTTGATTATTTCAAACCGCATTAACGTCGCATTACGAGAAATAGAGAAGTCA
The Noviherbaspirillum cavernae DNA segment above includes these coding regions:
- the paaA gene encoding 1,2-phenylacetyl-CoA epoxidase subunit PaaA; the protein is MYAQLVDTGAQRVRALQDMSPEERAFQEKIDAGVKIEPKDWMLEGYRKTLIRQISQHAHSEIVGQLPEGNWVTRAPTLKRKSILLAKIQDEAGHGLYLYSAAETLGVSRDQLLADLHSGKAKYSSIFNYPTLSWADMGAIGWLVDGSAIINQIPLCRCSYGPYARAMIRVCKEESFHARQGYDIMMALCKGTPEQKQMAQDALNRWWWPSLMMFGPSDAESINSAQSAQWRIKLFSNDELRQKMVDQTVPQAEYLGLTVPDPDLKWNEETGHYEFGEIDWSEFQNVLKGNGPCNRERLRTRVQAWEDGAWFRDGLNAYADKQAARKTQVPQAA
- the paaB gene encoding 1,2-phenylacetyl-CoA epoxidase subunit PaaB — its product is MNKEWPLWEIFIRSQHGLAHKHVGSLHAPDAEMAINNARDVYTRRNEGVSIWVVKAADITASVPADKGALFEPANSKVYRHPTFFPMPEEVKNL
- the paaC gene encoding 1,2-phenylacetyl-CoA epoxidase subunit PaaC encodes the protein MPDDKFNFLLRMGDNALVLSQRLSQWCGKGPALEEDIALTNVALDLLGQARLWFAYAGELEGKDRDEDQLAFLRDAHDFRNLLLVEQPNGTYADTLARQFYFDSWHYFLLQELTKSSDARVADIAEKSIKEVSYHLRRSGDLVVRLGDGSEQSRSMMQAALDDLWMYTGEMFKADAVDEAMTAQSIAPAPADLHAPWLAHVQGIFEEATLVLPPANAWMQQGGRQGKHTEHLGYLLAEMQFLQRAYPGAQW
- the paaD gene encoding 1,2-phenylacetyl-CoA epoxidase subunit PaaD yields the protein MVNATLPATEQIWGWLHEVPDPEVPAISVVDLGIVRDVAWQEDGDEPECVVTITPTYSGCPAMGVIAQAISETLRQHGVNRVRLATQLSPAWTTDWMSESGKTKLKGYGIAPPVQQAIDISGISRRRNTAPIACPHCGSTHTRVVSEFGSTSCKALYRCDDCREPFDYFKPH